One region of Eupeodes corollae chromosome 1, idEupCoro1.1, whole genome shotgun sequence genomic DNA includes:
- the LOC129940686 gene encoding uncharacterized protein LOC129940686, producing MASALKVKCGNAKGRLTRAAAFAEAIDESITIEMLEIRLNKLETTWSEYSSLHNEILEKAEDEEVSELESEFSEYELKYFVSNAELVKAIRDREKTSTKPVEVLDNSSAFNRLAEQQSAFLEKINSSSPSSNNSNTSKLPTIVVPPFSGCYKDWPSFRDIYLGSVDTKVNLSPTHKFHYLKSYLRDDAANLIKHLKINDANYSEAWDRLERRYDRSQLIVQSFIETFLSLPTANNSNVQTLRKISDGADEVVRGLSALDKTGRDPWLIYLLLNKLDSDTKQAWAENIGSREDVTIVELLDFLELRCNAFEACQSLSSRSGSSRTKQSNNIRAHLAGPSDSISKSKCPMCQDNHVLTQCTKFVALDIDSRRSFAKTNSLCFNCLKAGHSSQKCFSTFRCRVCRSRHHSLVHPDDAANTNQVSLTGSSNQTQSSSSTSAQSNTTESLVSNHSLDVSRPKKTLLPTILARIQDNQGNLIDCRVLLDSGSQSTFIVESFAQRLGYHRKHSRIPILGLSSTEVGYTKGLISLNLRSRVNSSHLFVDAFILDKLTSNLPTKLIDVSSWSHIQNLDLADPTFNVAAPIDVLLGGDKLWSILKDGQIRGPNGCPIAQRTSFGWVITGQFFEPEESNHFISFHSLLDLSNLMQRFWEVEEVFPANSSIVFDQAEEHFQLTFSRSPDRKYVVHLPFKTPNPSFKNTLSLAVSRLFAMERRFAQNSKLRDLYSDFMREYIGLGHMIRIPRDEIKCSNGRCFYLPHHAVLKPDSSSTKLRVVFDGSAKDSTGNSLNNALLIGPPIQRDLIGVCLRFRQHPFVFTADVVKMFRQIWVDDSDCDYQRIVWRDSPSKEIEHFRLRTVTYGTASAPFLSVRVLKQLAEDYKSEFPNAARVLLEDVYVDDVMTGAKSPKDLIELKSELVTLLSMANLELRKWSSNCWPLLASLPKEQCEYSFYDTERSNSYIKVLGMHWNPSNDEYSFRISKSLPTISLTRRSLLSEVSRIFDPLGLLAPSVVLFKMLFQELWSSKLKLGWDDPLPPELADRWDKYRKEIWFFEQVQIPRNLFTSSFDDIELHGFCDASTLAYGAVLYTRCKVAEGKYNITIVAAKTKWLGAIPRSFYTGYHLLLVAGAAILETTPRSCWRHIRSESNPADCASRGVLPSELPNHHLWWTGPAWLSLEECQWPKSKFTTLQSDDSDLLLETRQSPRQVLLIGPNNFDVIDHIIIKISSWDRMQRILGYVIRFIFNYLSEPSNRRTSYLTTKELFIAKTTLIKSIQLKSFSDDIHALKSKNQLPLKSKLLKYSPFLDNKGLLRVGGRIKNANISFNIKHPYILPANDFSHFIIEDIHKKNLHPGVSATFAIVRQQYWILGSRNLTRKIVFKCTTCFKLRKTTSSQLMGDLPSQRVSQSRPFSHTGCDYAGPLCIKLSRGRNPKTSKAYICLFVCMATKAIHLELVSDLTSDAFLAAFRRFVSRRGLCSNVYSDNGTNFQGARRCLNEMHKLVISEAYNEAVATSLAKDNVTWNFIPPSSPHFGGLWEAGVKSVKCHLRRVIGASILTFEEMYTVLTQIEAVLNSRPLCVISDNELNPLTPAHFLIGEPFTAVPEPTTLSTPLNRLSHWNHLQNMVQGFWKRWHVEYITTLQERSKWKTATPNLKPGDLVIIKEPNLPPTKWLLGKIEAATQGTDGRVRVATVKTNGGTFVRPITKLALLPIS from the exons ATGGCAAGTGCATTAAAAGTTAAGTGCGGTAATGCAAAAGGGCGCTTAACTCGGGCGGCAGCATTTGCAGAAGCGATTGATGAATCTATAACAATCGAAATGCTTGAGATTCGGTTAAATAAACTCGAGACCACATGGTCTGAATATTCATCTCTTCATAACGAAATTCTTGAAAAAGCTGAAGATGAAGAAGTTAGTGAATTAGAATCTGAATTTTCGGAATacgaattaaaatattttgtttcaaatgccGAGCTCGTTAAAGCCATTCGCGATAGGGAAAAAACTTCCACCAAACCAGTGGAAGTTCTTGATAATTCTTCTGCGTTTAATCGCTTAGCTGAGCAACAATCAGCCTTTCTCGAAAAAATTAATTCGTCTTCGCCATCGTCAAATAATTCCAATACTTCTAAACTTCCGACAATCGTTGTGCCACCATTCAGTGGATGTTATAAAGATTGGCCTTCGTTCAGGGACATATATCTGGGTTCAGTCGACACTAAGGTGAATCTTAGTCCGACCCATAAATTTCATTACTTGAAATCCTATCTGCGTGATGACGCAGCCAATcttataaaacatttgaaaataaatgacgCAAATTATTCGGAAGCTTGGGATCGCTTAGAAAGACGGTACGATCGAAGCCAATTGATAGTTCaatcttttattgaaacttttttgtCACTTCCTACTGCAAATAACTctaatgttcaaactttaagaaaaatttctgACGGTGCCGATGAAGTTGTGCGTGGTCTTAGTGCGTTGGATAAGACAGGTCGTGACCCTTGgctcatttatttattgttaaacaaaCTTGATTCGGACACCAAGCAAGCTTGGGCAGAGAATATCGGTTCTCGGGAAGACGTTACTATAGTCGAATTACTAGACTTTTTAGAACTACGGTGCAATGCCTTTGAGGCTTGTCAATCACTTTCCAGTCGGTCGGGTTCATCGCGTACAAAGCAATCAAACAATATTCGAGCTCATCTTGCTGGGCCTTCAGACTCAATTTCGAAATCCAAATGCCCAATGTGTCAAGACAATCATGTCCTTACTCAGTGTACAAAATTCGTCGCGTTAGACATTGACTCTCGTCGAAGTTTTGCGAAGACAAACTCGCTTTGTTTTAATTGTCTTAAAGCTGGACATTCAtcgcaaaaatgtttttctactTTTCGCTGTCGGGTGTGTAGATCACGCCACCATTCGTTGGTGCATCCTGATGATGCAGCAAATACAAATCAAGTTTCGTTAACGGGTTCTTCTAACCAAACTCAATCTTCGTCATCAACCTCCGCTCAATCCAACACCACCGAATCGCTCGTTAGTAATCATTCGCTTGATGTTAGTCGTCCTAAGAAAACTCTTTTACCAACTATCTTGGCTAGAATTCAAGACAATCAAGGAAATCTGATAGACTGTCGTGTTCTTTTAGATTCCGGGTCACAGTCTACATTCATTGTTGAATCTTTCGCTCAAAGACTCGGTTATCATCGTAAGCATTCAAGAATTCCTATCCTCGGTCTATCGTCGACTGAAGTTGGATATACAAAGGGCCTCATCTCACTAAATCTTCGTTCTCGTGTCAATTCTTCTCACTTATTCGTTGATGCCTTTATACTCGAtaaattaacttcaaacttaCCAACCAAATTGATAGATGTTTCCTCCTGGTCTCATATTCAAAACCTCGACCTTGCTGATCCTACTTTCAATGTCGCCGCCCCAATCGATGTTCTTCTCGGTGGTGACAAACTTTGGAGCATTCTCAAAGATGGACAAATTCGAGGTCCCAATGGATGCCCAATCGCACAACGCACTTCGTTTGGATGGGTCATAACCGGACAATTTTTTGAACCAGAGGAATCGAACCATTTTATCTCATTTCACTCTTTACTCGATTTAAGTAATTTGATGCAACGTTTCTGGGAAGTTGAAGAGGTTTTCCCAGCAAACAGTTCTATCGTTTTCGACCAGGCCGAAGAACATTTTCAACTGACTTTCTCTCGATCTCCTGACAGGAAGTATGTTGTTCACCTTCCTTTTAAAACTCCAAatccatctttcaaaaatactcTTTCGCTCGCTGTTTCTCGCCTATTCGCAATGGAACGTCGGTTCGCTCAAAATTCGAAACTGAGAGACTTGTATTCTGATTTCATGCGGGAATATATCGGCTTAGGCCACATGATTCGAATTCCTCGTGACGAAATTAAGTGTTCTAACGGTAGATGTTTTTATCTACCACACCACGCGGTGCTAAAACCAGACAGTTCGTCTACTAAATTGCGTGTCGTTTTTGATGGCTCTGCCAAAGACTCCACTGGTAACTCGTTGAACAATGCATTGTTGATAGGCCCTCCTATTCAACGGGACTTAATAGGTGTTTGCTTGCGGTTTCGACAACATCCCTTCGTTTTTACTGCCGACGTCGTAAAAATGTTCCGTCAAATCTGGGTAGATGACTCCGATTGCGATTACCAACGCATTGTTTGGCGCGACTCTCCCTCAAAGGAAATCGAACATTTTCGGTTACGCACTGTAACATATGGTACAGCTTCCGCTCCGTTTTTGTCAGTTCGGGTTCTGAAGCAGCTTGCTGAGGACTATAAATCAGAATTCCCGAATGCAGCGCGTGTTCTACTGGAAGACGTATACGTGGATGACGTTATGACGGGAGCAAAGTCACCCAAAGACCTTATCGAATTGAAATCCGAATTAGTCACTCTTCTTTCCATGGCCAACCTTGAGCTGCGGAAATGGAGCTCCAATTGTTGGCCACTCCTAGCTTCTCTTCCTAAAGAGCAATGTGAATACTCTTTTTACGACACTGAACGTTCAAATTCGTATATTAAGGTGCTTGGAATGCATTGGAATCCATCAAACGATGAATATTCCTTTCGCATCTCGAAGTCTCTTCCAACCATTTCATTGACAAGGCGTTCGCTGTTGTCTGAAGTATCACGAATATTCGATCCGTTAGGACTGTTGGCACCCTCAGTTGTACTTTTCAAAATGCTCTTTCAGGAACTCTGGTCATCGAAGTTAAAGTTGGGATGGGACGACCCGTTGCCTCCAGAGTTAGCTGATCGTTGGGATAAATATCGGAAGGAAATCTGGTTTTTTGAGCAAGTCCAAATACCCAGAAACTTGTTTACCTCTTCCTTCGATGACATTGAACTGCATGGCTTCTGCGATGCATCCACGCTCGCTTATGGTGCCGTCCTGTACACTCGCTGTAAAGTTGCTGAAGGAAAGTACAACATAACAATTGTCGCTGCCAAGACCAAA TGGCTTGGTGCGATTCCGAGATCGTTTTACACTGGCTATCATCTCCTCCTCGTCGCTGGTGCAGCTATTCTCGAAACTACTCCAAGAAGTTGCTGGCGTCATATTCGCTCCGAGTCAAATCCAGCAGATTGTGCGTCGCGCGGTGTGCTTCCATCTGAACTCCCAAATCATCATCTCTGGTGGACTGGTCCAGCCTGGCTATCACTGGAAGAATGCCAATGGCCAAAGTCGAAATTCACCACTCTTCAATCGGACGATAGCGATCTTCTACTCGAAACGAGACAATCTCCTCGTCAAGTTCTTCTCATAGGACCTAACAATTTTGATGTTATTGATCACATAATCATCAAAATTTCCTCTTGGGATCGCATGCAACGTATTCTCGGATATGTAATTCGGTTCATCTTCAATTATCTCAGCGAACCATCAAATCGTCGAACCTCATACCTCACAACAAAGGAACTTTTCATCGCCAAAACAACTCTCATTAAATCGATCCAACTAAAATCATTCAGTGACGATATTCACGCCCTTAAATCTAAAAATCAATTGCCCCTGAAATCCAAACTGCTCAAATATTCCCCATTTCTCGATAATAAAGGTCTGCTTAGAGTAGGAGGAAGAATTAAAAATGCCAATATATCTTTTAACATTAAACATCCTTATATTCTTCCAGCTAATGACTTTTCTCATTTTATTATAGAAGATATTCATAAGAAAAACTTACATCCTGGAGTTTCCGCAACGTTCGCAATCGTTAGACAGCAGTACTGGATCTTGGGTTCTCGAAATCTCACCAGAAAGATTGTTTTCAAGTGCACTACATGCTTTAAATTGCGAAAAACAACTTCTTCGCAGCTAATGGGTGACTTACCATCGCAACGCGTATCACAAAGCCGTCCTTTTTCACACACTGGGTGTGACTATGCTGGGCCGCTTTGCATTAAGCTGTCCAGAGGTCGAAATCCAAAAACTTCAAAGGCATATATCTGTCTATTTGTGTGTATGGCTACGAAGGCTATACATTTGGAGCTAGTGAGTGATTTGACCTCTGACGCATTTCTCGCAGCTTTTCGTCGATTCGTTTCCCGGCGTGGACTTTGTTCGAATGTGTATTCGGATAATGGAACCAACTTCCAAGGTGCACGTCGGTGCTTGAACGAGATGCACAAGTTAGTCATATCAGAAGCATACAACGAGGCTGTTGCAACATCACTTGCGAAGGACAATGTAACCTGGAACTTTATCCCTCCATCGTCCCCTCACTTTGGTGGATTGTGGGAGGCTGGAGTAAAGTCGGTAAAGTGTCATTTGCGACGAGTAATTGGAGCATCCATCCTTACATTTGAAGAAATGTATACGGTGCTCACTCAAATTGAAGCTGTCTTAAATTCTCGCCCTCTTTGTGTGATTTCAGATAATGAATTAAATCCATTAACACCCGCTCACTTTCTTATAGGTGAACCATTTACTGCTGTCCCAGAGCCAACAACGCTGTCCACGCCTTTAAATCGCTTGTCGCACTGGAACCATCTACAAAATATGGTACAAGGCTTCTGGAAACGGTGGCATGTGGAATATATCACCACCCTACAAGAACGATCGAAATGGAAGACGGCAACTCCGAATCTCAAACCAGGGGACTTGGTAATAATTAAAGAACCAAACCTTCCGCCAACTAAGTGGCTTCTTGGCAAAATCGAAGCAGCAACCCAAGGGACTGATGGCCGAGTACGAGTTGCTACTGTAAAGACGAACGGTGGAACATTTGTTCGTCCAATTACCAAACTTGCCCTACTACCCATATCCTGA